A section of the Triticum dicoccoides isolate Atlit2015 ecotype Zavitan chromosome 7A, WEW_v2.0, whole genome shotgun sequence genome encodes:
- the LOC119330670 gene encoding auxin-responsive protein SAUR71-like: MRELIRRLSFWDRVSDGSGGVPCGCVPVLVVGDGDDDCERFVVRVEALRHSLAALLEMAAQEFGYKQEGILRVPCAVNQFRQALTTATASRNY; encoded by the coding sequence ATGAGGGAGCTGATCAGGCGGCTGAGCTTCTGGGACCGGGTGAgcgacggcagcggcggcgtgCCGTGCGGGTGTGTGCCGGTGCTGGTGgtgggcgacggcgacgacgattgCGAGCGGTTCGTGGTGCGGGTTGAGGCGCTGCGGCACTCGCTGGCGGCCCTGCTGGAGATGGCGGCGCAGGAGTTCGGGTACAAGCAGGAGGGCATCCTCCGCGTCCCCTGCGCCGTCAACCAGTTCAGACAGGCGctcaccaccgccaccgcctccaGGAACTACTGA